The following nucleotide sequence is from Gymnodinialimonas sp. 202GB13-11.
CTTGAACCCGAAGCCCTTCCCGAACCCGCCAGAGATCTCCGCACAGCTCATATTGGCCGTGTCCATCTCTTTGAAGATCCGCGTCGCCTCGTTTTTGTAGGCAACGCGATTGTAGAAGGCCATGTGCTGCGCCCCTTATTCCTGTTCAGGCACGAGGATTTCGCGCTTGCCGACGTGGTTAGCGGCTGAGACCAGCCCTTGTTCTTCCATCTGCTCCACTAGGCGCGCGGCCTTGTTGTAGCCAATGCCGAGCTTGCGCTGGATGTAGCTGGTCGAACATTTCCGGTCTTTCACCACGACGGCGACGGCCTGATCGTAAAGCGCGTCCTCGCCGTTGGTGTTGCCGCCCGTGTTCAGACCCAGAACGGCGTCAATGTCAGCTTCCTTGTCTTCCGCTGGCCCGTCGAGGACGGAGGTCGCGTATTCCGGTGGCCCGAAGCTTTTCAGGTGGCGGACGATTTCCTCGACCTCTTCATCGGAACAGAACGGCCCGTGCACGCGGGTGATCTTCGACCCGCCGGCCATGTAAAGCATGTCACCCATGCCCAGAAGCTGCTCGGCGCCCATCTCGCCCAGAATGGTGCGGCTATCGACTTTCGAGGTCACGTGGAACGAAATCCGCGTCGGGAAGTTCGCCTTGATCGTGCCGGTGATCACGTCGACCGAGGGGCGCTGTGTGGCCATCACCAAGTGGATGCCGGAGGCACGCGCCATCTGCGCAAGACGCTGGATACAAGCCTCAATCTCCTTGCCCGCGACCATCATCAGGTCGGCCATCTCGTCCACGACGACGACGATGTAGGGCATCTTCTCGGGCAGATACTCTTCGGTCTCGAAGACGGGTTCGCCGGTTTCATCATCAAAGCCGGTCTGGAACGTGCGCGAGAACATCTCCCCCTTGTCCAGCGCGTCTTTCACCCGGCCATTGTAGCCGTCGATGTTCCGCACGCCCATCTTGGACATCTTGCGGTAGCGTTCTTCCATCTCGCCCACGACCCATTTCAGCGCGACCACGGCCTTTTTCGGGTCGGTCACAACGGGGCTGAGCAGATGCGGAATGCCATCATAGACGCTCAGTTCCAGCATCTTCGGATCGATCATGATCATCCGGCAATCTTCTGGCTTCAGCTTGTAAAGCAGGCTGAGGATCATCGTGTTGATGGCCACGGATTTACCGGAGCCAGTCGTACCGGCGATCAGCAAGTGGGGCATCTTGGCGAGGTTGGCGATGATCGGCTCCCCGCCGATATCCTTGCCCAAAGCCAGCGGCAGCTTGTGGTTGCCGTCACCGAAATCGCGGTGGGACAGCATCTCCCGCAAAACCACCATTTCGCGGTTCTGGTTCGGGAGTTCGATGCCAATAACAGTGCGGCCCGGAACGGTGGAGACGCGGGCGGAAAGTGCGGACATGGACCGCGCGATGTCGTCGGCGAGGCCGATGACGCGGGAGGCTTTGAGGCCAGGCGCAGGTTCCAGTTCGTACATCGTGACAACGGGGCCGGGGCGGACCGAAACGATCTCCCCCTTCACGCCGTAATCATCGAGCACGTTCTCCAGCATCCGCGCGTTTTCTTCTAGCGCTTCATCGGAGAGGTGATGGCGTTCGATCGT
It contains:
- a CDS encoding DNA translocase FtsK, which encodes MAYQTRSGREPLLDGHMQEILARRGQEMIGMALIGLGLALAALLWSYVPEDPNWMAATDAQPENLLGRGGASVAAILIMIMGFAAWVLPATALAWGVRFVFHRGQERALGRVLFLPIAIALAAIYAASHVPPQVWPHNFGAGGLFGDTILGALLSAMPFAPQVGIKIAAFLAFAATAVLVLYVLGVTKREFGLTLRFLLVGMVATGSAVMAMMRSFGRGVGQGTAATANAIQAARVARAEARANAPVAAPAASEPRVLRAETPVEQDFEVVDDPYPTPAPAPQPQGLFARMPRLMRDAEPPLEGPLPEADPVLAEDLHDAPVGEERVRSRISDAIRARVRPSAPEPTGNTIAEIAARARVTPGTPSKVPGLNRQEPPLTAAHAAPTEAPMAEVEPVELHEPAPEPIPTPVAPAAQPGIQRRVVQQPTRKAPAQSRQAKADSQPSLPLSEPEPYEFPPLTLLTNPTTIERHHLSDEALEENARMLENVLDDYGVKGEIVSVRPGPVVTMYELEPAPGLKASRVIGLADDIARSMSALSARVSTVPGRTVIGIELPNQNREMVVLREMLSHRDFGDGNHKLPLALGKDIGGEPIIANLAKMPHLLIAGTTGSGKSVAINTMILSLLYKLKPEDCRMIMIDPKMLELSVYDGIPHLLSPVVTDPKKAVVALKWVVGEMEERYRKMSKMGVRNIDGYNGRVKDALDKGEMFSRTFQTGFDDETGEPVFETEEYLPEKMPYIVVVVDEMADLMMVAGKEIEACIQRLAQMARASGIHLVMATQRPSVDVITGTIKANFPTRISFHVTSKVDSRTILGEMGAEQLLGMGDMLYMAGGSKITRVHGPFCSDEEVEEIVRHLKSFGPPEYATSVLDGPAEDKEADIDAVLGLNTGGNTNGEDALYDQAVAVVVKDRKCSTSYIQRKLGIGYNKAARLVEQMEEQGLVSAANHVGKREILVPEQE